A stretch of DNA from Pseudoliparis swirei isolate HS2019 ecotype Mariana Trench unplaced genomic scaffold, NWPU_hadal_v1 hadal_174, whole genome shotgun sequence:
GCTTACCCGCCATCATCGGTGTCCAGAGGAAAGATCCACGGCGTAAATAACTTCTCAATCTTACTGTGGATGTCCTGCAGAGCTGTGAAAGGGAAAGACGAGTGTCACTTTCAAGGATCGCGGTCCTCAGCGTGCGCAGACAATCGGCGGTTACCTTTCATAATCTTGCCGCTGCCCACCGGCTCTCTGGCGCCGCCGCCGAGCTGCAGGTCGATGAGACGACCAGCCAGATGCTCCCAGAAGGAAACCACCTCCCCGATGTAGGGAGTCCAGGCCGAGTAGAGGCCGAAACTACGGAGGTCTGGCTTACTGAGACGACTCCGCAGGAAGTAGTCACTCAGCCAGATGACCGTCTCATCCACCTGTTGGAAAGCAATGAATCCACTCAGCCTTGGATAAATAATGAATGTCTGAGCATCCTATGATATATGATTACATAAtatagtgagacagacaggatcGCATTACCACAGTTACCTGCTGAGGGGAGAGGCCGATGGAGGGCCTGTGGGAAGAAGCTCGGGAGGCGACGGCACGGCCAGCGATGTCACGGGCGTCGAGTTCAGTTTTGCTTTtcgtattatgggatggaggtgAGCAGCCCAGCAGCCGCAGAGTCACCTTCCAGCAATCAGGATTCAGCAACTGGTCGGAGGAGCCTGGTGAGTTTAGAAATGCCGTTGTTGGTCAAAGACGTTGCAAACCAAACACCTAAATCCAAtattcttgaaataaaaatactataAAAAAGATTTTTAGATCTCTGATATTTAACTTGTGGCTTCATTTGATCTCACGAGGACCTAAACGCTGTCTCATAAATGTACACATGTGTGACGAGCTGATTCAGTAGCTTGATGGAATGATTCAGACAATTTTACTTtcgttaataaataaataaatctctttttttgGTATAGATGAGTAGGAGGCATCCTTCAGAAGGACTAATGTGTTTTGATGAATCATTTGAATGAGCAACAAGAGAAGAGGTCGAATGGCTCGATACGGATTACCAGCCAACAGTTTACATAAAGTAGTTTGCAGTCCAAtgctctctctcaatctctctccctttcactctcttcctttctcactctctctctttcactcactGGTCATAAGCAGACGCAGACAGTCACTGTAGTGATCGGGAAAGCGGTGGCGTAGAATCCAGGTCCAGTGTTTGGTGAACAGGTGAGACGGCGTGAGGAGTTCTGGCTCGGGGTCTCGGCCGCAGACGCAGAGCGCTCCGTGGACCAGCTCCAGCAAACGGGTCCGCTCAGCAAACACGGGGTGGGCTTCACTCAGCCACTGAGACAAGTCAAACTGGACAGAGAGAGGTCCGAGTGGTTCACTGTGACTACTGCTTTAGGCATGCATCAAAAGTCTTCACTGTGTTGCGTCCGTGTCAAAGCCCACCTTGGTGAGCAGCATGAAGATGACATCAGCACTGTCCAGGTGTAACGACGTCACGACGTCTTGGTAGAGAAAGACGAGCTGACCGGGTGCTGCATTGGGCGTGAAGAAGGGGGAAAGGAGTGAGCAGAGATGCCTCTGCTCCAGGATCGTCTCCAGGACACGACCACACTCCTCTGCATTTCCCTGGATGAACACCTGGACACAGGACGACAGCAGGAAGCAGTTCAAGCAAGTTTCATTCCTTTAAGGAGGAaaggccctgctgagactccgcccactgctgagactccgcccactgctcctctcttcctccacctgatggacggtggaggtctggatggtggaatatgccgactaccaactcttcatccactctgtcatcttcattgtgttgttcctgtgttttaatgtgtgtgtaatgattccttctggtcacatgacatctatgacacctgtccatcctggagagggatcctcctctgttctctcctcaagggttctgaccttttaccctgaagggttgtttgggagttgttcctgatcccatgtgaggtcaaaggtcaaaggtcagggatgtctatgtgtacagattgtaaaacactctgagggggatttgtaatttgtgaaaatgggctctacaaataaactgaattgaattaaaatgaacCTGCTCCGATTAGCAATCAAAaactgccatgtgtgtgtgtgtgtgtgtgtgtgtgtgcatgcgcacCTGTCCCAGTATCTCCACACACGATGACAGGTACTGCCGTGTTGGGGGATGCCGCAGTGTGTCTTCACACACAAAGGAGACCACCTGGTAGAAGGCAGACACCCCAACATGCTGCACGGCCGACGACTTCTGGGCCTTCTGCATATTCACCAGAGCCCTGAGCACAAAACATGCAGCAGTCAAAATGAATCGTGATGTCGTGcatgttttcttctcttctttaaaTCAGCTCCCTTTGTTTAGACTGACGTAATGAAGTTCTCCGTGTGGACAGCAGCCTGGGCCAGGctttgagggggaggagccatggCGTCGGCTTGAAGCTTCTTGACATCCCGACGTAGTGACGTTATCTGAGTCTGCACCGCCTCCTGCCtctggacacactcacactgcacCAGATACGGAGAGCACGAGCAATACATTAATATAGAACAGcaaaaacatgaatatatatatataaatacatatatataaatatatatatatgaatacatatatataaaaataaaaatatatataaatcaaaatatatatatatgaatatatataaatatgaaaatatatatatatgaatatataaatatgaatatatatattcatatatatatactgtattcaaAATGTGGCTAGTGGCTGGTTGAGTGCTCTTACAGTGACAGTGATGTTTGCGGGTCCCTGGCACGGCTGCCCACCCTTCCCTTTACACTCCAGGGCCATGGTGACTTGCTCTGGTTGGTTCTTGTACAGTAGAGGAAGGCTTTCCAGCAGCTCCTGCTCCATCGCCACCTGCTGGACTTCACGTGCAACTGCAACCCTAACACCAAGATGAACAAGCGTTTCATGATCACAGTGTAACTTTGTGATCTTTTTGTTTTGATGTGCGGTTTATTCGAGTACAAACAGCTGTGTGCATTTCTGTGAATGCACGTGTTCCCCTGATGATGagtaaatgttttaatgtgtgtatgaactctgtgtacctggcctGCTCCTGCAGGATGCTCAGGTCCGCCTGCAGCAGTTCAGTAGCAGCTTTAGAGTCAGTAAGGCAGGTGGTGGGGACTTCAGCTAATGGCGCCTTCCGCTGCCGCAGCTCTGGAGCTGGACGGGGGACTGGATGCTTCTGCAGGTTGGAGAGGATACGATCCCTTGCTGCACAGAGAGACATAAAAGCACAAAATGGAAACTAGtaactcccccaaaaaattaattaaatggttCAGCCTGATGTTGACCATTGAGGTGAACAATGTTTGGATCAATACCATTGTTGAGGCTGGTGTAGTCAGTGAAGCCGGGGTGTTGAACTTGCAAGAAGATCGGCTCACTCTGCACCTTCtcccacagagacaggacctCTCGCTCGTCATACAGCAGGCGCTCCTGGTCCAAATACTCCAGCCACAGCTCCTACAGCAAAACACGGCAAATTAAAATGCAAGAGTTTCACAACGTGCCACTCCACAATGACGGTCCACAAGCCTGTTACAATTACTGTACCACATAATTCACATTacaaaatgcaaacacacaaagataAACCCACCTGCTGCCGCTGCATGACCTGTGCCAGTCTGTGTGGTTCATACTTGGGAGGAAGAGCGGGGAGGTACACTTCCTGCTTCTGCAGAGTCTCATCATCCAACCATACGGCAAATACACCAAACAACCTGCATGCAACCAATGAGCAGAGGTCTGAGAGCCTGTTACCACACTCATGGCTGCTCCTACTGGCCAGATAGCAAGGAGGAATGGATTTTGAGTGAACAGCTCAGTGACCTACCTGACCAGCTCCGTGTGGAGCCGAGGCGAGGTGAGgaaaggggggcgggggtttTCGGGGCTGTCGTCGCTCTGGCTGTCTGATGAAGGGGTGTGTGCTGGGGGCACCCTGAGCGCCTGGCTGGCAGCATGGTGGAAGTCAGACACCTCCTGTATTCTGTGTCTCAGGTCTCTGAGTAAAGCAGCCTGAGAAGAGGCCTGGAAGAACCTCCTGCCGATGCATCCACCTGCAGCCAGCCTGACGGAGAACACGGCGAGAGACGAGCTGGCTTCACGGGGATTCTGAGTTACTCCTGGTTTCTCTGGCTAGGGatagcactgtgtgtgtgagcagcataCCCGTACTCAGGTCCTGGTTGTCGGAAGTACAGCTGGAGAAACTTCTGCCACAccaggggaaggagagggtGGTCTAGAGGCGTGGCTAAGGCCTGACACGCCCAGCGGTACACCTGCAGTCGCTGCAGAGATGGTGCCACCGGCATCTTCAGCCTCTGCTGGGCATTCTGgctcagacacagacacacggttAGCACAGCTACGCACAGCAGGAGGCCGAGAAACACTCGGCGGCCTTGGAAGAACGATGTTTAGGTTTAGTTACAACTCATCTCACAGATATTGGATTACGCTGATGAGCTGATCAGCTAGCATTCAAAACTATTCTTCTACCTCTTAATACAGTTTATAATTGACTCTGCCACTTCATTCTCGCCTGTCCCTTCATAACCCACGTTGGACACTGTGTGGCGCTCTAGTGAACGCTGGTGTGACGGGCCTTTTCGACATGTCATTGCAGGTGTAATTAATATCATGAATTACGTCCTTGCTCTATTTAGACCCTGCATGTTGGCTTACTGGAATAGTTGTGACATACTAAATATAACAGGACTATACTAACGTGTATTGATTACACTTGTGTGTTTACATTGCGATGATATGTCGTGTTTTCTAGTCTCAGACAAGATTCAAGGTCCTTTTATTACTATTGCTGGCTTTGAAAAGTTTTTAAAAGCCAATAACGGATGAAACGGTGTCGGGTTTGAAAGCAGTTTTTTCCGCTGACAGCATTGACTTCTGGACGAGTGTAAAGCGGCGGCTCTGCGTACCTTTAGGGCTTGTTCTGGGGAGACGTTGGGCTCGGACAGGAGCTCCTGTTCAACACAGCGTCTCAGCTGAGATTCCTCCTCAAACACGCCCTCCATATTCAGCACCTGCCAGGCAAACCAGACCTACAAACACAGGCAGCACATGGCAGGAATGAGGACTTCACGAAGACGAGGCGCATGTCTTTGGTGCTTCAGAGGCCCTTACCTCGGCACTCAGGGACTGGCCCTCGATGAAGGAGGGCGTGGCGTTTCCAGCAATCCAgctgaccagagaggagagcagaccTCGTTCTCCATGGTCACCCAAGGCATTCTGCAGGAGGTTAAAACAGCTGTTGTTGGTTCACTGTGCCGACTCACTGGTCTCAGCTCACTGGACTTTCCTGATGGAAACATTTTACTGGGGATTCATCGTTCAAGTCCACTTTCAGAATGTCTCATGATCAGTTCTATCACAGTATCAACTACAACTCATAGGTTAAAggggaaaaaggttcagcatctcacacacacacacacagtcccctGCTCTTACTGTAATGTGCAGCCCATTCATGTAGATGTAATATTAATCTTTAACATGTTACTGTTTGCAGTCCTAAACTCAGCATCTGCACTTCTGAGCTCTAAAGAGTCCAGACATGAAGCGTATATCATGACGGAGGAAGTACCTTGTGCTCTTGGTACAGATGTTTCTGCACACATTCCTCCTGATTGCGTTTGAATGCCGCGCAGCAGAGCTGGTCCATGAGGAACAGGACGGTTTTGTCCCGGTACCACAGGTTCTGCCGAGTCAAGATCCTCACCCAGAAGTCCAGCACTGCTGCGGCTCCGACCCGGCCGGGCTGGGAGCTCTCCACCACGTGGCtctggaacacacacagaatTACACATGCTCTCTTTGTGAAAGATGCATGGGATGCATCCTTCCTTCAGCTGCTGgctgcaacacactgcagcagatcaccaacacactacacactgcagcagatcactaacacactacacactgcagcagatcactaacacactacacactgcagcagatcactaacacactacacactgcagcagatcactaacacactacacactgcagCAGATCACTAACACACTACAGGAGATCactaacacactacacactgcaggagatcaCTAACACACTACAGCAGATCactaacacactacacactgcagcagatcactaacacactacacactgcaggagatcactaacacactacacactgcaggagatcactaacacactacacactgcaggagatcactaacacactacacactacacactgcaggagatcactaacacactacacactgcaggagatcaCTGAGATCCTGGAAAACttagcactttactttattttccccctgtatatttagtatttagtatttagttttttagtatcgtgttgtgttttatatttatttattttcattgatgctctgatttttgaaatgtccccactgtgagacaaataaaggaatatcatatatgggaaaaactttaaaatacaagccatcatttgtatattttgtgtgtgcttttcatatatttatgtttacaaATCTTGAGGAAAAGTTTAGAGATTAAAAACTATTTGTGTATCATTCAGTTGATCTTGTGCACACGGGAGCAGCATTGTTCCCGTGTGACATTGTAGTGCCGATCCCTTTGATGTGAGTGACGCCTGCTGACAACAACGTAAAGACTTCAGTCGGTTTCTGTGCCATCACATCTTTACAATAACAGCTCGTGGTGACGGACCTGGATGACACTGTTCAGATGTCGGACAACGTCTCCGTAGTTGGTTCCTGTGAGCAGCGGTGCGACCCGGTGCGTGAGCTGCTGCGTGACCCCCTGAGGACACACGCTGTCGTACTGCAAGAACAACTGGACACAACTTACAAACCTGCATCAACAGAGGGAGGTACCGTTTAGCTGGTGGAAATAAGGTGGCTGCTACAATAGCTCCATGACGTGTGTGATGGATGCTTCTCACTGAGAGTTGTTCAGCAGGTAGAAGCTGAGCGGGTAGGTCGGGGGGAGGATGTTGTCCAGAAGATGCACCGCCGCTCTCAGGTGGCGAGATTGGATGAGACTCTTCAACAACTCGACTCCATCAGTGCAAAAGTGTTCAAGACTAGAAACACGCAAGAAAAAGATCTCAATTCAAATTCCATGTAGAAATCAACCACTCATATTAGGCAGCgcgtaggtacacacacacacacctatggcCCACTGTCGTCATGGCAATGGACAGGTAGCATCCAATAGGGATGCCTGCTTTTACCGCCCTGATAAcagagtgcatgctgggagagtGGGTAAGCTCTGGAGGTGGGTTGGACGCCAAAGCGGGGACCGACCAGGCTCCTTTAGGGTTCTGTGCGTTGCCATGGAGTTTCAGCCTTAGCAACAATTGCCAAGCCCATTGGCTAAAGGATGCTTCAGGAGAAACGCCCAGACGGAGGACACTGGCCAGGTAGGACACCTGCAGGGAGAGgggcagagagcgagagatgaaCCACACGCCATGCTGCATGGTACTCGACACctgcgaggaggagaggcgcaGCACCTGTTTGATTCCCTCTGATATGAGGCCACTGTACGGTTTGTCAGTGAGGTACTTCTGATAGGCTTCAGCAACCAGCAGAGCCACTTCACTGTGGAGCGACGGCGACAAGGCCAAGGAGCCAtcctgaggaggagacgggtttACCGACAATCGCACTCGTGATATCGGCACACGTACTTTCCCCACGGGTCAGCGGTACCTGTGTGAAACCCCAGTTGAGGCCCTCCAGAATGACGCAAGCCAGCCGGTTCTCCACAGCAGACAGAGGGTGTTGGAGCAGCCAGGCTCCGGTCACACACATCTCCTCTGGCCGCGGCCGCCACAGGCTCAACGGCAGCTCTTTGCACAAGTAGAGGGCCACCTAGCACACACCAGAACCCACATGTTCACACGGACCGGACCACGTCGGAGCTGAACCACAAATACGATGTCTTCCTCTCAAAGTGGACAACAGCATGCAGTGAAGTCTTTATGGAATAACAACACCAACCATTCCTACAGTTTGGATggtctctctcagcctctccagGAGCACAGAGATAACATAGGGATGGGCTGTTGCTATGGCAGCCAACAACTCCCTCCCCACCTTAGAGTACGTTTCTCTGGTCGTCACACTGACATAAGACACCTGGAGCAAAGACAAGAGATGTAGAAGAACAAGGTCCTGCATGTTGTCCAACAAAGGTGGATTAGAAAGGTCCTCTATATGAAACACAGAATATAGTATCTGAGTATTTAGTAGCGATGTTTGACATCTTTACTGTTTACATCCCTCTTCAAGTGTCTTCCTTGTGCACTCATACCTGGTACATCAGCAGCGTGATGGCTGTGATGAAGGCGGGGTCAGAGTGCTGAGTGGGCATGGCCATGTGTGCCAGTGCGGTGAGCAGAGCGACGCCATCAGAGCTGTTCACTTCACAGAGCCAGCGCTCAAACCTCTCTTGGTGTTCTGGTTCTGCAGCGGACGCATACAAATGTAATATCACGGCGGCAATTATCAACATCAGACTGAGAAGAATGACGTGGTTATAAAATCCCAACGCAGTAGATCTACCAAGTGTCTTGGAAATTGAGATGTGTGCAGTTCAGTACCTCTGAGAGCCTGAATGCAGGAGCGCGTGTCAGCAGCAGCGCCGAGTGTTCCCGGTTCTGCCGTCTCTGCACACTGCATAACATAAAGGACCCTCCACAGCATCGAGCTGGACAGAGTCCCGTATGGCATCTCTGACATGAACAACCAAATCCCCAACCTGTAAGAGACCcagaaaacaaatgtaaactCTGATAAACAAATGATTCCcagtaagagccaaatgcatgatttcatttgttataataatttagtatAAAaagatttaaccctcctgttacctttacatgtactaacatattttaccctcggggtcgatttgaccacagcaattaaaacctccagaaaatatttagaattaatattgtttcccaagtttaagtgtgaggtactttatgtttgtttgttgactacctaaatagccctttaaataaataataaagttgatatttcttagatgtttgacagtgaaaaacagcctggggtcaaattgaccccaaagaacaccgacgttaaacattgaatggggtcaaattgacccgaaaggtaacaggagggtcaaaaaggtaactgaagataaatctttttcattatgatttgaaagaatgtttaggttaacatatataatttagtattgtatttaaaagctgaatAACTTGTCAgaatgtaagcttccaatcagatgacgtcacgtcaggaTAACAGCTGCGTGTGGGACTGTCAGTCGGGATTTGAGCTCAGatgttggaagcgacatagttCTTTGACCGTGTGAACATGTAACTCTACGTTTTCTcgtaaacattttttatggaAGAACTACTTGTctcactcgcgtgtcaattaatagtTTCTAAGACTGAACTCAAAATTGTTGTACAGAAGACCCAGAACTATCCGGAGTGCCACTACACCAGTTCAAATGGAACCGTGAAGCCAATTGCTCACCGCTTGTTTCTGAGTACATGTAACACGGCTCTCAGGAAGAGGTTGTCATATTCCAGCTGCAGTTGGTCCAAAGACAACAAGTGTGCTTGAGAGCTGGATCCACCAGTTACACTCATATACTGGGCCCAGTGGTCACTGACATAGCACACGGTCATTCTGAGGGGGAGAAGAGGAATATTTAATGTTGACTCCTGACTGTGTAGTCTGTATGTTAGCGGTGCACTGACCGTATGATGTGGCCGATGCGTTTAACCAGCTGTCTGTATCGCGCTCTGTTGTAGGTCTGAAGACCGAGAGCCAGAACCTCAACGAGCGAGGAGGCAAAAGCAAACACACGCATCATCTTCTGACTGGAACAGGCCTTGGGTTCATACACACCTGGAAGGAAAGTGGCATGTTAGTTAATTCAGTGAGCGATGCATGCAGCAGACGACAGACAGCCTCTCGCACCCTGCTGGCTCATCCCCAGCATGTGTGCGTAGAGCTGCTGGAACGGGAACTGGGTCAGCAGGGAGATCAGATCCTCCTCACAGAGCAGCAGCCAGCTGCTTTCTGGGTCCTCGTCCTCAACACAGAGAAAAGAAATGCAGTTGGAGGCTGAATGACAGAACACATGGAAAACCACAGGGATGCTTCACGACAAATCAGGTTGCCATCGCATATATACCCACAACTGAAATGATCCATCATATGGACTTCGGCCCCGCTTAGATCATTCTTGGTTTTCAAAGTGTTTGTTCGGTCATGGCCCGTTGACACATACCTCCTCCCCCGCTTCATCAACGAGAGTCCAGTTCCCAGACTCCGGTCCGGAAGCTGCCGAGCTCTGGCTCTCACACGGCTTCAGATGTCCCAGAAACTCTGCCCGGTGTCTGAGTGAAACACAGACGCCACCGCCGGTTAGAGACGTTGGGTTGTTAGACCCCGAGGCGTCGTGCAGCGCTCACGGTCAGTGATCAGGAGCTTCAGGGTCTCTGATATTTACCCTGAGGGCGACATTAGGATGGCCAGAGCTTGCATAAAGGGCAGCACTCCGCAGGCGTTCCCCCACACTTGGATCTGAGGCAGACATTGGCAAGACAACTCCAGTCACTCTGTACAACCATCGCCATGACGACACTAAATGATGTCTCCAACTAACCTGAAGGAAGGGTGCGGCCCACTTTCCAACCCCGGCAGGACAGCAGAGAAGATGACCCAGCAGGTACAGGTGCTCTCCTGAGCCTCCCACATGCAGCAGGACTGCCACCTGGAGAAGTGACCAGAACCACGTCAGTAAACAACACAACACCTTGACCGAAGGAACATGGGGCAAGAAAggtggtgcagtgtgtgtgtgtgtaccaatcTCTCCAGCCAGTGATGGATGTCTGTCTGGAACTGAGTGTCGTCCAGGACTCTCCGAGTGAAGCTGAACAGGACACCGATGGCCTCTTTCAAGGGGCTGCCAGAACAATCTGATCACAACAATCGATACTTCACATTAGCATCACGCACGAGAGGCGTGTTGGAGCGGGCGTGTTACGGCCACCCCATGGCATGCAGAATCTAGACGTCTCTCACCTTTCAGGAGACGGTGCAGGTATGATTCCACCTGGAGGCGCGACAGCAGAGCAGTGTACGCGTGCAGCGCCACCTTCTGGTGGAGCAGTTCACGGCGAGCTTCGAGCAGCCTGCTCAGCTCCGCCAGCACACTCTGACTGAACTCCGCCTGCTGGAAGCGGTGGTAGCCACACACCTTGGACTGGTctgcacacacaccctgcaggGAAGGGATTACGTTGATGGCGCCAATGCAGCAGAAGAATACGACTTCATAGTTTTCTCTACACACTGTATTCCTGCTTTTTGTTTGACCCACCTGGAGAGTGAGCTGTTCGTCTCTGAAGCTCCAGAGGCGATTCTGTGTGCTCTTGCAGTCGGAGGACTGGGTATGTAGCAGCGTGTGGGATTGGGTCAGCTGCCTACGACAGCGCCAGTAGTTCTGCAGAAGTTCGGTGAGTTCGTGGTTCTCCTGCCGGGCGAGAGCACAGAACTGGGCGGCACACACTTCAACACCCTCCAGCCAAGCCCGCAAACCTCCAGCGGGCTCCCAAACACTCAGCTGCTCCAGCGAGAAGGGCTGCAGAGAAACACACGAGGTGGCTTCACACGTCAACACACGATAATGATTTCATCACGTACTAAGTTAGCTATTTTCATGTGAAATGTACTGACAGAAATGGTCATTTTTTGCttgtaacttcttttaaatcacttaaaccaatttttatagaacagcttttaagggatctcgtccttttatgcagaactttggttcccctcatttagtttgtctgttttttatttatttggtaaatttatttatttttaaattcaatatatacttttaaatgtaatattggtttcttgctattccacttgttttgctttgactctctgtggagcactttgcaaacattgtttttaaaggtgctatataaataaagttattattattattgttcaaTGTAAAATTGCATTAGAAAATGAACTTATTTGACTACAAATCAGTTTATGACATAATAATTAAGAATGAATTATTATAATGTGCTACCTTTTAGAGGTTGTAATATTGATTCAGAGGAACGACATTTATAAGAGCcacaaagtgtgtttttagtagatttaag
This window harbors:
- the epg5 gene encoding ectopic P granules protein 5 homolog isoform X1: MEAARPKKTRAKTRGTHQLARKQKQAEEDQRAGAPSSEAPASSEAPASGFTDVPLSLPYEEPVPERPSEATARPPVLPCETRQTSSPQTLSTSALTETAPPSESNREEEEAGGAGLKVAAQTAEFEDDAQSWSRPWVSTLFQISNAPSAPALYPSLPTLDEGSAMQLCEEAVKNSETGPAVLALPEQESSPPSLQLVDSVVELSRSKLYPELPKTAPEIQPFSLEQLSVWEPAGGLRAWLEGVEVCAAQFCALARQENHELTELLQNYWRCRRQLTQSHTLLHTQSSDCKSTQNRLWSFRDEQLTLQGVCADQSKVCGYHRFQQAEFSQSVLAELSRLLEARRELLHQKVALHAYTALLSRLQVESYLHRLLKDCSGSPLKEAIGVLFSFTRRVLDDTQFQTDIHHWLERLVAVLLHVGGSGEHLYLLGHLLCCPAGVGKWAAPFLQIQVWGNACGVLPFMQALAILMSPSGHRAEFLGHLKPCESQSSAASGPESGNWTLVDEAGEEDEDPESSWLLLCEEDLISLLTQFPFQQLYAHMLGMSQQGVYEPKACSSQKMMRVFAFASSLVEVLALGLQTYNRARYRQLVKRIGHIIRMTVCYVSDHWAQYMSVTGGSSSQAHLLSLDQLQLEYDNLFLRAVLHVLRNKRLGIWLFMSEMPYGTLSSSMLWRVLYVMQCAETAEPGTLGAAADTRSCIQALREPEHQERFERWLCEVNSSDGVALLTALAHMAMPTQHSDPAFITAITLLMYQVSYVSVTTRETYSKVGRELLAAIATAHPYVISVLLERLRETIQTVGMVALYLCKELPLSLWRPRPEEMCVTGAWLLQHPLSAVENRLACVILEGLNWGFTQDGSLALSPSLHSEVALLVAEAYQKYLTDKPYSGLISEGIKQVLRLSSSQVSSTMQHGVWFISRSLPLSLQVSYLASVLRLGVSPEASFSQWAWQLLLRLKLHGNAQNPKGAWSVPALASNPPPELTHSPSMHSVIRAVKAGIPIGCYLSIAMTTVGHSLEHFCTDGVELLKSLIQSRHLRAAVHLLDNILPPTYPLSFYLLNNSQFVSCVQLFLQYDSVCPQGVTQQLTHRVAPLLTGTNYGDVVRHLNSVIQSHVVESSQPGRVGAAAVLDFWVRILTRQNLWYRDKTVLFLMDQLCCAAFKRNQEECVQKHLYQEHKNALGDHGERGLLSSLVSWIAGNATPSFIEGQSLSAEVWFAWQVLNMEGVFEEESQLRRCVEQELLSEPNVSPEQALKNAQQRLKMPVAPSLQRLQVYRWACQALATPLDHPLLPLVWQKFLQLYFRQPGPEYGLAAGGCIGRRFFQASSQAALLRDLRHRIQEVSDFHHAASQALRVPPAHTPSSDSQSDDSPENPRPPFLTSPRLHTELVRLFGVFAVWLDDETLQKQEVYLPALPPKYEPHRLAQVMQRQQELWLEYLDQERLLYDEREVLSLWEKVQSEPIFLQVQHPGFTDYTSLNNARDRILSNLQKHPVPRPAPELRQRKAPLAEVPTTCLTDSKAATELLQADLSILQEQARVAVAREVQQVAMEQELLESLPLLYKNQPEQVTMALECKGKGGQPCQGPANITVTCECVQRQEAVQTQITSLRRDVKKLQADAMAPPPQSLAQAAVHTENFITALVNMQKAQKSSAVQHVGVSAFYQVVSFVCEDTLRHPPTRQYLSSCVEILGQVFIQGNAEECGRVLETILEQRHLCSLLSPFFTPNAAPGQLVFLYQDVVTSLHLDSADVIFMLLTKFDLSQWLSEAHPVFAERTRLLELVHGALCVCGRDPEPELLTPSHLFTKHWTWILRHRFPDHYSDCLRLLMTSSSDQLLNPDCWKVTLRLLGCSPPSHNTKSKTELDARDIAGRAVASRASSHRPSIGLSPQQVDETVIWLSDYFLRSRLSKPDLRSFGLYSAWTPYIGEVVSFWEHLAGRLIDLQLGGGAREPVGSGKIMKALQDIHSKIEKLFTPWIFPLDTDDGGLRCFPWLEADAGAAGRLVGLYAHLTAALHLRFRDRVLPGQRGALWLCVMHYCESCTSPHTPEHLLYLYHTHLRRLPWRQLHPDTQLMEQLFNVERGSPKSCFLFLGEVLCKVNWVSVLSDHLQTPPTLTAYPTLQDAGAQKESHTMLVYLLYMLVFLAKEEQILSQPDSPLLSLLVQSTSLPWHQLDLSSYQGILGYVGAHYPPSLLLSADSALQLLLKCLRRAAGLQPLPQEVPHREETLKAAVHVCWCVRSLAALEQSGGIGLSGLEAQLESLLESVVTFNPPETGLEQRHMAFCRLFGDALALLNGVGVSTGEALAARVVAWLDRKGRGFPILPLLTACSRCLASVRHMTRIMEACITAYFNHAGEESVGWGPVLASLQVPELTVDDFLSESQSGGSFLTLYAFILQRLNSEYTAANERRTLGLINTWTNQVFPSGPGDEAKLFLWWHKALSLSAEHLKPQAGPTDVSGVVMGLLRLQTRLLQLGEERLNSGLLGAIGLGKRSPVSNRFRVVVRSLGAFMSVQMPSESELRLQPSSDLQLSEKAQQMLGVLEAMPSNKQYAELGESVNKAVQFIRYPGHCLGDGPRLLALLANLLYPDLRYLHIIR